Within the Salinirubrum litoreum genome, the region GTGTAGTCCTGATCGCCGTAGGCGACCCCGACGACGCCGGACGCCTCGGCGATCTCTTCGACGGCGAGCAGGCCCGCCGCAGTCTCGATCAGCGGAATCACGTCGACGGAACTCGCGCCGGCGGCTTTGAGGTCGGCTGTCAACCGCTCTACCTGATCTGGACGGTCTACCTTCGGGAGGACCACGCTGTCGGGCAGTCGCTCGGCGTCGCGGACGACCGCCTCGACGTCGCTGGGTCCCTCGCGGTCGTAGGAGGTGATCCGGACGCTGATCGAGGGGTCGGGATCGTCGAGTCCGTCGAGGGTCTCCCGGACGGTCCGGCGGGCAGTCGCTCGTGCGGCCGGTGCGACCGCGTCTTCGAGGTCGAATATCACCGCGTCGGCTCCCGAGTCGACCGCTTTCTGGTGCATCTCGCGCTGGTCGCCGGGACAGTAGAGCAGCGAACGAGCGATCATATCCCAGTATCGACCGTGGGGGACAAAAACGCTGAGGCGGCCGAACGCTCATGACGGTTCGGTCGAACGCGGGGCTATGGACGAGCAGACTGACCGCAAACGGTCCGCCGCGGCACGCTTCGGGGAGCACGCCGGGGCGTATCTGGACAGCAGTGTCCACCGGGCGGGCGACGATCTCGATCAACTCACCGACTGGGTCGGCCCGGCCGACCGTGCGCTGGACGTCGCAACCGGTGCCGGCCACACCGCCGGTGCCCTGCTCG harbors:
- a CDS encoding HpcH/HpaI aldolase/citrate lyase family protein, which produces MIARSLLYCPGDQREMHQKAVDSGADAVIFDLEDAVAPAARATARRTVRETLDGLDDPDPSISVRITSYDREGPSDVEAVVRDAERLPDSVVLPKVDRPDQVERLTADLKAAGASSVDVIPLIETAAGLLAVEEIAEASGVVGVAYGDQDYTADVGATVTAAKTESLYARQRVVAAAGAARVDAFDTVHTDIEDSEGLREQTRTVLEFGFDGKLAIHPAQVPIINEAFTPTDEEIEWAERVLAGQSRASEADDGVFTVDGQMIDPPLVERARVVVRRAEVAGVR